The region CTCGGGACGCTTCAGCTCCTACATCGATTGCAATACGGTGCATACGACGCACGGACGGACCATCGCCTACGCGACCGGGATCAAAATGGCCAACCCCGACAAGCATGTCTTTTGTATCACCGGAGACGGGGACGGATTGGCGATCGGTGGTAACCACACCATCCACGGCTGCCGTCGGAATATCGATATCAATCATATCCTGATCGACAACTTCATCTACGGTCTGACCAATTCCCAGACCTCTCCCACGACTCCCCAGGGTATGTGGACCGTCACGATGAAACGCGGAAATATCGACCCCACCTTCGATGCCTGTAAATTGGCTGATGCAGCGGGAGCCTCCTTTGTCGCACGCGAGAAGGTCAGTGAGCCCCGTAAGCTGGAGAAGGTCTTCGTCGAAGCCTTCAAGCACAAGGGATACTCCTTCGTCGATGTCTTCTCCAACTGCCACATCAACCTGGGCCGGAAGAACAAGATGGCCAATGCGATGGAAAATCTCGACTGGATCGATTCGATCACCGTTTCGAAGAAAAAATACGATGCGATGAGCGAAGAGGAGCGTAAAGGCCTCTTCCCCACCGGCGTCCTCAAAAAGGACGAAGAGGCTCGGGAGTACACCGAGATGTATGAGAAGGTCAAAGAGGCCTGGCAGAACAATACCAAAGTCGAACTGTAAGGAGCAGCCATGTCGAAAATTATCATGCGTTTTACCGGAGTCGGTGGACAGGGAGTGCTCCTGGCCGGCGAAATCTTTGCTGCCGCCAAGATCAAGCAGGGCGGCTACGGGGTCAAAACCGCTACCTATACTTCTCAGGTCCGCGGGGGACCGACCGTGGTGGACATCCAGCTCTCCGATGAGCCGGTTCTCTACCCCTATGCCAACGACGGCGAAGTCGATCTGATGCTCTCCGTGGCCCAGATCAGCTACGACCAGTTCAAAAAAGGGGTCAAAGACGGTGGAGACATCATCATCGACCCCAACCTGGTCACGCCCACCGAAGAGGACAAAAAGCGCTGGAGAATCTATGCCATTCCCGTCATCACCATCGCCAAGGAAGAGGTCGGAAACGTCATTACCCAGTCGGTCGTCGCTCTGGCGGCTGCCAACACCTTCACCCGGGCGCTCGATGACGACCTGCTCATCGAAACCATGCTGAGCAAAGTCCCCCCCAAGGTTCACGAAGCCAACAAAAAAGCCTATGAGCTCGGACGAAAATATGCGATTGAGGCTCTCGAAAAAGGCCCGATGAAATAAGAGGATCTGCGGATCCTCATATTTCGTGTTATGTGTTACGTGCTACGCAATTGTTTTTAACTCTCCAAGCCAAAATCAAAAATTTATAATCCATAATCTTTTCTCTCCCCTTCCTCCATCTTCCATCTCAATTCGACTCGATATAATCTTTTCAATCTTTCTATTTAGGAGTTTTGATGAAGATCCTACTGATCGGTGCGGGAAATATGGGCGGTGCGATGTTGGAAGGCTTGCGGGAGTATGACGTAACCGTGGTGGAAGCCTATGAACCTCGGCGCAAAGAGTTGGCGGCGCTATACCCCAATATCACGCTGCAAAATACGATCCCTCCTTTGGACGGATACGTGGTGCTTCTGGCGATCAAACCTCAGTCTCTGGATGCTCTGGAAGTCGAGGGGAGAGCCGAAGCGCTGATCTCCATCCTGGCGGGAACCCCTTTGGCGAGGCTCAAAGAGAAGATCGATGCCGAGGCCTATATCCGGGCGATGCCCAACATCGCGGCCCTCAAACGTAAATCGGTCACCTCGGTCACCGGTGACGAATCCTTTAAAGAAGAGGCGCTGAAAATTCTCTCCTCCATCGGCAAAGCCATTTGGCTCAACAGCGAAAAAGAGCTAGATATCGCCACGGGCATCGGCGGATCGGCGCCGGCGTGGATGGCGCTGGTGGCCGAGGCTTTGGCCGACGGAGCGGTCAATCTGGGCCTGCCCCGTGCCGTGAGCTATGAGTATGTGGCGGCTTTGATGGACGGGATGGGGGCTTTGTTGGAAGAGGAACATCCCGCGCTGCTCAAAGACAAGGTGATGTCCCCGGGAGGCACTACCGCCGCCGGCTATGCCAAGCTCGAAGAGGGGGGTGTACGCGACAGCTTCATCAAGGCGATGGAAGCGTGCTACCGCAGAAGCCTGGAACTGGGAAAATGATATAATCGCGCCAAAACCAGCCAAGGCAGTGAGCAATGATCGATCTGAAATATCTCCAGAATAATTTTGAAGAGGCTTCGGCCCTTTTGCGCAAAAAGGGGGTCGGTGAAGAGGCCCTGAACCGACTCAAAGAGCGGTTTGAAAAGCTCAAAGAGTTCCAACGTGCCTTCGAAGAGAGCAAAGCGGAGCAGAACCGCCTCTCCAGGCTCTTCGGTCAGTATAAGCGTGAAGGCAAGGATGTGGGCGAACTGCAGGAGCGGGTAGCGTCACTGAAGTCACAGGTTAATGAGCTGCAGGAGCAGGCCCGCGAGGCGGAGAAGGCCCTGGTGGCCCTGGCGATGGGCATCCCCAACTTCCCCGACGAGAGTGTCCCCGAGGGGTTGGACGAAGAGGACAACGTGGAGATCAAACGGGTCCTGGAGCCAAGAGCTTTCGATTTCCAACCCAAAGAGCACTGGGAGTTGGCGGAGCAGAACGGATGGATCGATTTCGAACGGGGGGTCAAGCTGGCCAAGAGCCGTTTCGCCCTGCTCAGAGGGCAGGGGGCGAGGCTCCAGACAGCCCTGATCAATTTTTTCCTCGACCGCAACATCGCCGCCGGCTTCGAAGAGTATGCCGTACCTTTTATGGTCAATTCCGAAATGCTCCGGGGAACGGGGCAGCTGCCGAAATTCGAAGAGGATCTCTTCAAAGTCTGCGATGAGGATCTCTATCTGATCCCCACCGCCGAAGTGCCGCTGACCAACATTTACCACGATGAGATCCTCCCTGCCGAAGAGTTGCCGGTGCTGATGACCGCCTATTCCCCCTGCTTCCGCAAAGAGGCCGGAAGTGCCGGGCGGGATACCCGGGGGATGATCCGCCAGCATCAATTCGCCAAGGTGGAGATGGTGGCCATTACCCGCCCCGAAGAGAGCGACGAGATCTTTCAGAAAATGGTTCAGCAGGCTTCCGACCTGCTCACCGAGCTGGGCTTGCCCCACCGCTGGGTGGAGCTTTGCACCGGTGATCTGGGCTTCTCCGCCGCCCGAACCGTCGACCTGGAGGTTTGGCTACCCGGACAGGGGAAATACCGGGAGATCAGCTCCATCTCCAACACCCGGGATTTCCAGGCTCGCCGCGCCAAGATCCGCTTCAAAGACGGTAAAAAAAACTGGCTGGTCCACACCCTCAACGGCTCAGCCCTGGCCGTCGGCCGAACCCTGGTCGCGATTATGGAGAATTATCAGCAGGCCGATGGAAGCATCGAAATCCCCGAAGCCCTCAAGCCCTACCTATAGCAGGTGCCGATCGTCGGCGCCTGGGGGCACACTACAAAAGACTCTGCAGGCGGATCAATACCCCATACAACTCTGTTTCTCTATAATCCGATCGACTCTTTTTTAATTGCAGTTCCGAGCTGAGGAGATGGTCGTGGATTTTGATCCAGGTGGCCGGTTTGATGCGGGCCGAGAGTGCGGCTTTTTGCTGTTCGACGTGCTTGGGGAGTTTGTAGCCGAGGATCGCCTTGGAATCGGCCACTCCGTGAATGCGGATGTAGGCGTGAAAAAGGAAGATCTGATGGACGAAGAATTGGGTGGCGCGGAGGATCTCATACTCGTTGGCTCCGAGGTCCAGGAGGCGTTCGAGGGTTTCGTCGATGGGTTTTTTGTTGAAGAGGTCGACAAGGAGTTTCTCCACCGCCAGGGGAGCGCTGGAGTAGACGAGTCGGTCGATCTCTTTGGTGCTGACGGGGCACTGGAGGATGGAGAGTTTCTCCAGCTCTTTGGCGGCGAGGGCGAGGTTGTTCTCCAGAAGGGTCAGAAGATGGTTCAGGGCGTAATCATCGATCTGCAACCCGAGCGCTTCGGCTTTGCGCCGGAGTATGGCAACCCCCTCTCTGGGGTTGGGTTCAAAGAAACGCACCCAGATACCCCCCTTTTTCTCCGGAAAACTGCTTTGCATCCCTTTGGCATCCCGTGCCTCTCCCCGAAAATCGAAGAGGAAATAGTTGTCGGGATTCTTTTGGGTCAAAGCGATCAGGGTATCGAGCTCTTTTTTGGGGATTTTCTTGTCCCGCCGGATCAAAAGAAAATTGGTGCCCCCGAAGAGAGAGGATTGGGAGAGATAGCTCCTGGCCCGTTCGAAGTCGTACTCGTCGTGATACATCGCCAACAGAGTCTCCGAGGCATCGAGCTCTTTGCGGTAGCGTTCGATGGTCTCTTCGATGAGGTATGCGTTGTCTCCGTAGAGAAGCACCGCATTGGGAAGGCCCTCTTTGAGCCGCTGTTCGAATTCGCGCTGATACACTATTTTCCTCCTTTCAGGAGGAAAAGTGAGGAGTGAGGAGTAAGGAGTGAGGAACTATCGAATGAGGAATGAGGAATGAGGAATGAGGAATTTTGGTATGCATTGCTTTGCAATGCTTTTTTCTTAATACATAACACGTAGCACGTAACACATATCAAGCGGCGTAGCCGCTCCCCAATGACCAATAACCAATAACCAATAACTAAGCTCACTCTTTCTCCAATTTCCGGATCTGCCTGGCGCGGATGACGGCGAGGGCGATGTCGGCTTCGACGAGTTCCACTTCGATGCGGTCGAAAAGCAGGGCGTCGTATTCGGGGAGTTCTACGACGATGCCTTGCATTTCGCACTTGATGACCGCCTTGGCTCCCTTTTGCGTATCTTCGATATCGATCTCCACGATCTGGGCGGGGAAGTGCTCTCCCAGGTGCCGCTTGGCCCAGCGGGCGAATTTGCGGTCTCTAAAATCCCATTCGGCTTTGGTGGCGTTGCGTTCCAGTTCGCTGACCCGGACACAGAGGGGCTCGATGTTGCGCAGGAGGTACTCTTTGCGCTCCCGGTCCTTTTGCAGGTCAGCTTTGATGAGGCGATGGAGGATCAGGTCGCTGTAACGCCGGATCGGCGAAGTGAAGTGGCTGTATTTGTCAAAGCCCAATCCGAAGTGCCCTACATTGAAGGGGGAGTAGGAGGCCCGGCGCAGGGATTTGATGATCAGGGCGTCCACCTCGGCGCCGAGCCCCATACGCTGAGCTTCTTTCTGGATGGCGCGGATAATGGCGGGAGATTCGCTCTCTTCCGAAACCTCCACATAGATCCCCACCGTGGCCAACTCTTCGAGCAGCTCCTCCATCTTGGCCCGGTCGGGGGCTTCGTGGATCCGGAAGATCGAATCTCCGTCTCCCTCAAAGCGTTTGGCGGCGGCTTTGTTGGCCAGAAGCATACACTCTTCGATAAGGCTGTGGGACGGGGTGCCGGTCTCGATGGTGGTCTCCTTGAGCTCGTGATCGGGATCGATGGCCAGGCGCACCTCGTCGCTGCGGAAGTCGAAGCCTTTTTTGAGCCGTTGGCGTCTCAGGCGTTCGGTGATCTTCTGCAGGGGCAGCAGCCACTCCATAATCTCCGATTCTGTCTCGGTAAATGTGTCCTTTTTCCCTTCGAGTACCGCATCGATCTCATCGTAGTTGAAGCGGCGTTTCGAGTGGATCACCCCCTCGAAAAACTCCTCTTCCAGAGGCTGGAGGGTTTCTGGATCGAGCCGGATCTTGCTGATGAAGGCGAGCCGGTCCACGTGGGGTTTAAGCGAGCAGATATTCTCACTGAGTTCCCTGGGGAGCATCGGGAAGGCTTTGTGGGGTAGGTAAGTGGTGAAGCCCCTCACCTTGGCCTCCTTGTCGATGGGGCTGAAGTAGGGGACGTAGTGGCTCACGTCGGCAATGGCCACATAGAGGGTATGGCTGGCAAGGTCCAGATAGATGGCATCGTCGAAATCCTTGGCGGTGACGGGATCGATGGTGCAGAAGGGCAAATGGCGCAGATCCACGCGCCCCTCGATCTCCTGTGGCTGCACTTCGGCGGGGATCTCGAGGGCCTGCTCCACGCAGTCGGACGGGAACTTTTCCCCCTCACGCCCGTAGAGCAGCAGGCTGATGCGCTCATCTACGCGGGCGTCGCCCAGATGGCCCAGTACCTCTTTGACCTGGGAAGTGGCGGCATCGATCAGCAAAACGGTGCCGACTTTGAAGGCTTTGAGGTCCATCCCCGGCATGATCGCTTCGGTGGGTTCCCCGGTTTTGATATTGCGCACCGAGAAGTTACCTTCTTCGTCCCGATAAGTGTATCCGATGACGATCACATGGGCGGGGCGGGTGACGAGGATCACTTTGGCACTGGGGCGGCCGCGCCGGGCGATGATCCGCTTGACGACCACTTCGTCGCCGTTCTTGGCGTCGCCCAGGTCTCCGGGTTCGATTAGAAGGTCTTTCTCTTCTTTGTCCTCAGCTTCGACGTAGCCTTTGCCCTCCTGGGAGATCCAGAGCCGGCCCACGCGGTAGAGGGACTTCAGGCGCCAGAGTCCATCTTCTCCTTGGACGAGTGCGCCGATCCCTTCGAGGATCTCGTATTTGCTGTAGTCCTCCTCTTCGAGTTCCTGGGGGAGAAAGCCGCGGGTGAGTTGGATACCGAAAGGACTCATCGGAAAATCCCTCTGGGATATTCCGAATTGAGGATTGAGGATTGAGGATTGAGAATTACTTCCCAATGACCAATGACCAATGACCAATGACTAATACGACTCATCACGCCCTCCTTAGTTGATATTTGATCTCTTCGAGGCGTTCAATCCGTTCTTCCGTTGTGGGGTGGGTGCGAAAGAGGTTGGCGACCTGGCCGCCGAGGCCGCTGAAGGGGTTGACGATGAACATATGGGCCGTCGAGGGGTCGGCATCGTGGATCACGGCTCCGCGCCGGGCGTAGTTGTCGAGTTTCGACAGGGCGCTCTGGAGCCATTCGGGATGGCCGGTGATCAGGGCGGCCCCCTTGTCGGCTTCGAATTCCCGGCTGCGGCTGATCGTCATCTGGATGATGGTGGCCGCCAGGGGCATGATGATCATCAGCGCGATGGTGACGATGGGGTTGCGCTCCTCGTCCCGTCCGCCGAAAAACATTCCGAAATTGGCCAGCATACTGATGGCACCGGCGATGGTGGCGGCGACGGTGCCGATAAGCATATCGTAGTGCTTGATGTGGCTGAGCTCGTGGGCGATCACCCCGGCGACCTCCTCTTCGTTGAGCAGGTCGAGCAATCCTTCGGTGACCGCGACGGCGGCGTGCTCATAGTCCCGCCCGGTGGCAAAAGCGTTGGGGACCGGATCGGGAATGATGTAGAGTTTGGGCATGGGAAGCCCCGCTTTGCGCGTCAGGTCCTCGACGATCCGATAGACCTGGGGAGCGTTGCTCTCATCCAGGGGGATGGCGTGGTAATGCGCCAGCACCTGTTTATCACTGTAGTAATAGGCGTAGAAGTTCATTCCCGCCGCGATGAGGAAAGCGAGGATCATTCCCCCCTTCCCGCCGATCAGACCGCCGAACCAGATAAAGAGCAGGGTCAGTCCGATCATCAGAAAATAGGTTTTGAATTTTTCCATATATAAATACTCCTGTAATTTATTCCATAATATATTATTACCGCACCAGGTAAGTATCTCAAACTTTGAAAGAGTGGGAGTAGGTGAGCTGTGAGTAGAGAGATTTGAAGGACTACCCGTAGGTAATTCGAAAAGCTATCTGTTTGCAGATCGCCTACTCCCGCTCTTCCCGAAGGGTGCGATGCTTTTGCCCATACTCTGCGTTAGATTTTTTTTGAATTCGCTTTGGCGAGTCCTGCAAAAATCTGCCTTGATTATGAACAAAATCATTACATCAAAGATTGAGATATTTACCTGGTTCGGTAATAAGCTCGTGGATTATAGTACATTATCTGTCCCGGCAATGCAAGTAGGGTCGCAATGACAGCTCAATGCAAGTGAGCCCGATGACGAAGGCGGCTGTGCTGCCAATCCTCATCCAAAATTGGCTATAATCCCTCCGAAATCACCTGCAAGGAACGACAATGTCACTCAACGTTTATTATGACAAAGACTGCGATATCAACCTCATCAAAAGCAAAACCGTCGCCATGATCGGCTTCGGTAGCCAGGGGCATGCTCATGCCGAAAACCTCCGCGACAGCGGCGTCAACGTCGTCGTGGGCCTCAAGCCCGGCGGCAACAGCTGGAAAAAGGCGGAAGCCAAAGGCTTTGAAGTGCTTCCCGTCGCCGAAGCGACCGCCAAGGCCGACGTCATCATGATCCTGCTGCCCGACGAAACCCAGGCAGAGGTTTACAAAAACGAGATCGAGCCTAACCTCAAGAGCGGTGATACCATCGCTTTCGGCCACGGCTTCAATATCCACTATGGACGGATCAAGCCTGCCGCCGACATCAATGTCATGATGGTCGCTCCCAAGGCTCCCGGCCACACCGTACGCAGCGAATTCGTCAAAGGCGGCGGGATCCCCGATCTGATCGCTGTCTATCAAGATCCCAGCGGTAACACCAAAGAGTTGGCCCTCTCCTACGCCTCCGCCATCGGCGGCGGCCGTACCGCCATCATCGAGACCACCTTCAAAGATGAGACCGAAACCGACCTCTTCGGTGAGCAGGCCGTCCTCTGCGGCGGGGTGACTTCCCTGGTTCAAGCCGGTTTCGAAACCCTGACCGAAGCGGGCTACGCTCCCGAAATGGCTTATTTCGAGTGCCTCCACGAGCTCAAACTCATCGTCGACCTGATGTTCGAAGGCGGCATCGCCGAGATGCGCTACTCCATCTCCAACACCGCCGAGTACGGTGACTACGTCAGCGGCCCCCGGGTCATCAACGAAGAGTCCCGCAAAGCGATGAAGGAGATCCTCAAAGAGATCCAGAACGGCAAATTCGCCAAAGACTTCATCCTCGAAGGTATGGCCGGCTATCCCCGTATGACCGCCGAGCGCAACAATATGAAGGATTCTCTGATCGAGAAGACCGGAGAGAAACTGCGGGCGATGATGCCGTGGATTCAGGCGAACAAGATCGTTGACCAAGAGACAAACTGATCTTTTGCTCCATTTCACCCCATCTTCCGGGGATGAGTTCAGTCAGCTACTTTATGTAGCCTCCTTCTCTCAAACCCCGAAATCTAGGGCAAACTGAAGCAAAATCTTCAGTTTGTCTTTTCTTGATTTGTCTGAATTTCAATTGTTCATAGCCTCCTTCACCCTAACATCCAGATCTCCGGCAAATCGGGATAAAACCTTCAGTGTATCTCTAATCTTTATTACTCCTAAGCTCTTTTACCCAAATCAGAAATCCAGGTACCTCTCGGAAAAATATTCTGTTTGTCTACCTGATTTCACGAGTTCGGTTACTCGGTTGCTCATTACTCGGTTACTAACTCCTCATCCCTCTATTTCATCGTGTCATTTTTGATTTGTGCGTAATGGATTTTGGATAAAATAAGACAATTTCTCAGAAGGGCAAATGTGGGATTGAAGAAAAAGAGATCAGCCAGAGAACGTGCCGTAAAAAAGCGGAGTGAACTGCGTCAGCGAACCCTGCGGCGCTTCGCTCTCTCGGTACTGGGACTGTTGGGAATGAGTACGGTGTTGGGATTGGCACTGCTTGCCGGGGGAGGGGAGACAAAAAGCTCCAGGCCCACTTATTTGGCCCACAAGACATCGACGGTTACTGTAGCTCCGAAACAGCCCTCTTTGGTAGGGGAAGAGTATCCCAAAGAGGATCGAGTGGGATTCGGTCTGGAGGATCTCATCGAAAAGACCCGCAAAAGGGCCAAGGGGAAAAACGAGTCCCCATCCACAAAGGCCACTCCAAAAAAATCATCCTCGCCCGAGTTGGTTCTGATTATCGACGATGTCTCCCAGCCCCGACAGTTGGCGGCTATTCGGAAGCTTCCTTTTCCTGTCACTCCCTCTATTTTCCCTCCTTCTCAGATGAATAAACATACACCGAAATTGGCCAAAGGCCTTAGACACTATATGATCCATTTTCCCCTGGAATCGGGGAGCAAAAAGATGAACCGTTTTGAAAAGACTCTTTTTGTCCGGGATGATCCGGCCAAGGTCCGGAAACGGGTCGAGGAGATCCGACACCTCTTCCCGAGCGCCCGCTTTCTCAACAACCATACCGGCAGCGTCTTCACTTCCAATTACCGGGCGATGTATCGGCTATACGGCTTTTTGAAAAAGGAGGGCTTCATCTTCCTCGATAGCCGGACCAGCGGACATTCCAAGGTACGGAAGATCGCGGCAGAGTATCATATGCCCTACCTTGGAAGGGATGTCTTCCTGGATAATGTCCAGATTCCTCAAGCGGTTCGCACGCAGTTGAAACGGGCGGTTCGCCTGGCCAAAAAGAGAGGCTATGCCATCGCGATCGGACACCCCCATCCGGTGACGCTCAGGGTCTTGAAGCAGGCGGCTTCGCTTTTGAAAGGGGTCAAAGCGGTCTATCTGGATGATTTTTATCGGGAACACTATGGCCGCTGATCTGCTTGAGGAACTCCCCGCAGAGTTCGAAACGCTCAAAAAGCCTCCGGAAAGACTCTGGTACCTGGGGAATCCGGAACTCTTGAAACGGCGCAAAGTCTCCATCGTCGGGACGCGCCGACCTTCGGCCTATACCCGGGAAATGACCCATCGGCTCGCCAAAGAACTCGCGGCAAGAGGTGTAGTGGTGGTCAGCGGAGCCGCTATGGGGGTCGATGCGATCGCCCATCAGGGGGCGGGTCCTGCCTCGACCATTGCGGTGCTGGGGACGGGAGTGGATCTGCGCTATCCGGCTGTCAACGCCCCTTTGATCGAATCGATCGAGAAGGAAGGGCTCCTGCTCAGCCGCTTCGAGCCGGGGATGCGGGCGACCAACTGGAGTTTCGTCGTGCGTAACGAATTGGTCGTGGCCCTGGGGGAAGTCCTGGTGATCACCCAGGCGGATCGACAAAGCGGCTCGATGCGCAGTGCCGAGATCGCCGGGAAATTGGGACGGGAGATTTGGGTCCTGCCGCAACGTCTGGGTGAGAGTGAAGGGACTAATGATCTTTTGAGAGAGGGGGTGGCGAAACCCATCTACAGCATAGAGGAGTTTGCGGATCGCTTCGGCACAGTGCCAGCCAAAGAGCTTCCACTTGATGACTTTTTTTACTTTTGCCAAAAGAATCCGACAGTGGATGAGGTTTTGAACCGCTTTGGAGCGCGGCTCTATGAAGCGGAATTGATGGGAGAAGTGGAGATCAGGGACGGACGGGTTCGTCTGGCCTGAGGAGGGTTATTTCGCTACCGGTTTTGCCGGAGTAGTGTTGTTTTGTTCGTTCCCTTTTTCCGTCTTCATTTTCTCCAGGGTTTTGATCACACCTTCGAGGGTCTCTTCAGGCAGCAAACCCACTTGAGAGGTGACATACTCGCCTTTTGAATTGAAGATGAGTAGAAATGGAATACTCCCTCTCCATTGTGCCCGACGGCTGATGTAATTTACCAGAGGCATCCCGGTACGATAATCAACGACATCATAGTTGATTTTGTGTTTCGTGACGAAGCTTTTCAGGAGATCGGCAGGGGTGTCCTGGACTTCTATCGCCAAGACGGCTAATTTGCCTTTGTACTTCTTGCTGAGGTCGATGTAATGGGGAATGGACATCAGACAGGGAGGACAGTGGGTTCCCCAGAATTCTAGAAAGAGGATCTTCCCCCGATATTCTCGGATATCCAAACCGTTTTCCGTACCCTTGATGTGGAGTCTCTTGCCGGTGACGGTTGTCAGGGTCAGCCCTTTGTCCTGCTTGGCAGGCTCCTGTGCCTGCAGCAATGCTGCTCCTATAACGAAAAACAAAAAAGCGGTGAAAAATCTGCGCATAAAAATCCTTTTCTTGATCAGATATTAAAGGAATTATAGCAGGCGGGTATGTCAAAGAGTAAACGAGACTAAACGAAGATCCATTCGACGATCCTGGAGACCTCTTGGGTGATATAACATTTGATGCTGCTCTCTTCCAGTGGCTTGGCGGGGAGGACCGCTTTGGCAAAGCCCTGGGTCTCCAATTCCCGGAGCCGCTGCTGCAGCGCCGGGACTTCACGCACTTCACCCGTGAGGCTCACTTCACCGATGAAAACGGTCCCGGCGCTGAGCTCCCGGTCCCGATAACTGCTGAGTATCGCCGCGATCACCGCCAGATCGGCCGCCGGTTCGTTGATCCGGATCCCGCCGCTGACATTGACGAAGACATCGTAGGTCCCCAGGGGCAGGTCGAGTTTTTTCTCCAGGAGGGCGAGGAGCATCTGCAGGCGGTTGTTGTCGTATCCGGTAGAGCTGCGGCGGGGGTGGCCGTAGGATTCGGCAACAAGGGCCTGGATCTCGATGACGATGGGGCGGCTTCCTTCCATAATCACGGTCAGAGCCGATCCCGCCTGGAGCTTCTCTTTGTCGAAGAATTTTCCGGCGATGGAGACGGCATCCTTGAGCCCCTGCCGGGTCATTTCGAAGATCCCCACTTCGTTGGTGGAACCGAAGCGGTTTTTGAACCCCCGCAGCAGCCTCAGTTCCGAATTGGAGTCTCCTTCGAAATAGAGGACGGTGTCGACCATATGCTCCAGGACCCTTGGGCCGGCGATGGAGCCCTCTTTGGTGATGTGGCCGATGATGAAGATGGGGATTTGTCGGCTTTTGGCCAGGCGCATCAATTCGAAGGTGATGGTGCGCACCTGGGTGACGGAGCCGGGGGCCGAAGGTGTCTCATCGGAATAAAGGGTCTGGA is a window of Nitratifractor salsuginis DSM 16511 DNA encoding:
- a CDS encoding 2-oxoglutarate ferredoxin oxidoreductase subunit beta, which gives rise to MAFNYDEYLRTDKMPTLWCWGCGDGVILKAFIRAIDKLGIKKDDMCIVSGIGCSGRFSSYIDCNTVHTTHGRTIAYATGIKMANPDKHVFCITGDGDGLAIGGNHTIHGCRRNIDINHILIDNFIYGLTNSQTSPTTPQGMWTVTMKRGNIDPTFDACKLADAAGASFVAREKVSEPRKLEKVFVEAFKHKGYSFVDVFSNCHINLGRKNKMANAMENLDWIDSITVSKKKYDAMSEEERKGLFPTGVLKKDEEAREYTEMYEKVKEAWQNNTKVEL
- a CDS encoding 2-oxoacid:acceptor oxidoreductase family protein, coding for MSKIIMRFTGVGGQGVLLAGEIFAAAKIKQGGYGVKTATYTSQVRGGPTVVDIQLSDEPVLYPYANDGEVDLMLSVAQISYDQFKKGVKDGGDIIIDPNLVTPTEEDKKRWRIYAIPVITIAKEEVGNVITQSVVALAAANTFTRALDDDLLIETMLSKVPPKVHEANKKAYELGRKYAIEALEKGPMK
- the proC gene encoding pyrroline-5-carboxylate reductase; the encoded protein is MKILLIGAGNMGGAMLEGLREYDVTVVEAYEPRRKELAALYPNITLQNTIPPLDGYVVLLAIKPQSLDALEVEGRAEALISILAGTPLARLKEKIDAEAYIRAMPNIAALKRKSVTSVTGDESFKEEALKILSSIGKAIWLNSEKELDIATGIGGSAPAWMALVAEALADGAVNLGLPRAVSYEYVAALMDGMGALLEEEHPALLKDKVMSPGGTTAAGYAKLEEGGVRDSFIKAMEACYRRSLELGK
- the serS gene encoding serine--tRNA ligase — protein: MIDLKYLQNNFEEASALLRKKGVGEEALNRLKERFEKLKEFQRAFEESKAEQNRLSRLFGQYKREGKDVGELQERVASLKSQVNELQEQAREAEKALVALAMGIPNFPDESVPEGLDEEDNVEIKRVLEPRAFDFQPKEHWELAEQNGWIDFERGVKLAKSRFALLRGQGARLQTALINFFLDRNIAAGFEEYAVPFMVNSEMLRGTGQLPKFEEDLFKVCDEDLYLIPTAEVPLTNIYHDEILPAEELPVLMTAYSPCFRKEAGSAGRDTRGMIRQHQFAKVEMVAITRPEESDEIFQKMVQQASDLLTELGLPHRWVELCTGDLGFSAARTVDLEVWLPGQGKYREISSISNTRDFQARRAKIRFKDGKKNWLVHTLNGSALAVGRTLVAIMENYQQADGSIEIPEALKPYL
- the holA gene encoding DNA polymerase III subunit delta, producing the protein MYQREFEQRLKEGLPNAVLLYGDNAYLIEETIERYRKELDASETLLAMYHDEYDFERARSYLSQSSLFGGTNFLLIRRDKKIPKKELDTLIALTQKNPDNYFLFDFRGEARDAKGMQSSFPEKKGGIWVRFFEPNPREGVAILRRKAEALGLQIDDYALNHLLTLLENNLALAAKELEKLSILQCPVSTKEIDRLVYSSAPLAVEKLLVDLFNKKPIDETLERLLDLGANEYEILRATQFFVHQIFLFHAYIRIHGVADSKAILGYKLPKHVEQQKAALSARIKPATWIKIHDHLLSSELQLKKSRSDYRETELYGVLIRLQSLL
- a CDS encoding ribonuclease R family protein, whose translation is MSPFGIQLTRGFLPQELEEEDYSKYEILEGIGALVQGEDGLWRLKSLYRVGRLWISQEGKGYVEAEDKEEKDLLIEPGDLGDAKNGDEVVVKRIIARRGRPSAKVILVTRPAHVIVIGYTYRDEEGNFSVRNIKTGEPTEAIMPGMDLKAFKVGTVLLIDAATSQVKEVLGHLGDARVDERISLLLYGREGEKFPSDCVEQALEIPAEVQPQEIEGRVDLRHLPFCTIDPVTAKDFDDAIYLDLASHTLYVAIADVSHYVPYFSPIDKEAKVRGFTTYLPHKAFPMLPRELSENICSLKPHVDRLAFISKIRLDPETLQPLEEEFFEGVIHSKRRFNYDEIDAVLEGKKDTFTETESEIMEWLLPLQKITERLRRQRLKKGFDFRSDEVRLAIDPDHELKETTIETGTPSHSLIEECMLLANKAAAKRFEGDGDSIFRIHEAPDRAKMEELLEELATVGIYVEVSEESESPAIIRAIQKEAQRMGLGAEVDALIIKSLRRASYSPFNVGHFGLGFDKYSHFTSPIRRYSDLILHRLIKADLQKDRERKEYLLRNIEPLCVRVSELERNATKAEWDFRDRKFARWAKRHLGEHFPAQIVEIDIEDTQKGAKAVIKCEMQGIVVELPEYDALLFDRIEVELVEADIALAVIRARQIRKLEKE
- the htpX gene encoding zinc metalloprotease HtpX; translation: MEKFKTYFLMIGLTLLFIWFGGLIGGKGGMILAFLIAAGMNFYAYYYSDKQVLAHYHAIPLDESNAPQVYRIVEDLTRKAGLPMPKLYIIPDPVPNAFATGRDYEHAAVAVTEGLLDLLNEEEVAGVIAHELSHIKHYDMLIGTVAATIAGAISMLANFGMFFGGRDEERNPIVTIALMIIMPLAATIIQMTISRSREFEADKGAALITGHPEWLQSALSKLDNYARRGAVIHDADPSTAHMFIVNPFSGLGGQVANLFRTHPTTEERIERLEEIKYQLRRA
- the ilvC gene encoding ketol-acid reductoisomerase, giving the protein MSLNVYYDKDCDINLIKSKTVAMIGFGSQGHAHAENLRDSGVNVVVGLKPGGNSWKKAEAKGFEVLPVAEATAKADVIMILLPDETQAEVYKNEIEPNLKSGDTIAFGHGFNIHYGRIKPAADINVMMVAPKAPGHTVRSEFVKGGGIPDLIAVYQDPSGNTKELALSYASAIGGGRTAIIETTFKDETETDLFGEQAVLCGGVTSLVQAGFETLTEAGYAPEMAYFECLHELKLIVDLMFEGGIAEMRYSISNTAEYGDYVSGPRVINEESRKAMKEILKEIQNGKFAKDFILEGMAGYPRMTAERNNMKDSLIEKTGEKLRAMMPWIQANKIVDQETN